A portion of the Pan troglodytes isolate AG18354 chromosome 10, NHGRI_mPanTro3-v2.0_pri, whole genome shotgun sequence genome contains these proteins:
- the MAP3K12 gene encoding mitogen-activated protein kinase kinase kinase 12 isoform X1, producing the protein MACLHETRTPSPSFGGFVSTLSEASMRKLDPDTSDCTPEKDLTPTQCVLRDVVPLGGQGGGGPSPSPGGEPPPEPFANSVLQLHEQDAGGPGGAAGSPESRASRVRADEVRLQCQSGSGFLEGLFGCLRPVWTMIGKAYSTEHKQQQEDLWEVPFEEILDLQWVGSGAQGAVFLGRFHGEEVAVKKVRDLKETDIKHLRKLKHPNIITFKGVCTQAPCYCILMEFCAQGQLYEVLRAGRPVTPSLLVDWSMGIAGGMNYLHLHKIIHRDLKSPNMLITYDDVVKISDFGTSKELSDKSTKMSFAGTVAWMAPEVIRNEPVSEKVDIWSFGVVLWELLTGEIPYKDVDSSAIIWGVGSNSLHLPVPSSCPDGFKILLRQCWNSKPRNRPSFRQILLHLDIASADVLSTPQETYFKSQAEWREEVKLHFEKIKSEGTCLHRLEEELVMRRREELRHALDIREHYERKLERANNLYMELNALMLQLELKERELLRREQALERRCPGLLKPHPSRGLLHGNTMEKLIKKRNVPQKLSPHSKRPDILKTESLLPKLDAALSGVGLPGCPKGPPSPGRSRRGKTRHRKASAKGSCGDLPGLRTAVPPHEPGGPGSPGGLGGGPSAWEACPPALRGLHHDLLLRKMSSSSPDLLSAALGSRGRGATGGAGDPGSPPPARGDTPPSEGSAPGSTSPDSPGGAKGEPPPPVGPGEGVGLLVTGREGTSGRGGSRAGSQHLTPAALLYRAAVTRSQKRGISSEEEEGEVDSEVELTSSQRWPQSLNMRQSLSTFSSENPSDGEEGTASEPSPSGTPEVGSTNTDERPDERSDDMCSQGSEIPLDPPPSEVIPGPEPSSLPIPHQELLRGERGPPNSEDSDCDSTELDNSNSVDALRPPASLPP; encoded by the exons ATGGCTTGCCTCCATGAGACCCGAACACCCTCTCCTTCCTTTGGGGGCTTTGTGTCTACCCTAAGTGAGGCATCCATGCGCAAGCTGGACCCAGACACTTCTGACTGCACTCCCGAGAAGGACCTGACGCCTACCCAGTGTGTACTTCGAGATGTGGTACCCCTTggtgggcagggtgggggagggcccagcccctccccaggtgGAGAGCCGCCCCCTGAGCCTTTTGCCAACAGTGTCCTGCAGCTACATGAGCAGGATGCAGGGGGCCCAGGGGGAGCAGCTGGGTCACCTGAGAGTCGGGCATCCAGAGTTCGAGCTGACGAGGTGCGACTGCAGTGCCAGAGTGGCAGTGGCTTCCTTGAGGGCCTCTTTGGCTGCCTGCGCCCTGTCTGGACCATGATTGGCAAAGCCTACTCCACTGAGCACAAGCAGCAGCAGGAAG ACCTTTGGGAGGTCCCCTTTGAGGAAATCCTGGACCTGCAGTGGGTGGGCTCAGGGGCCCAGGGTGCTGTCTTCCTGGGGCGCTTCCACGGGGAGGAGGTGGCTGTGAAGAAGGTGCGAGACCTCAAAGAAACCGACATCAAGCACTTGCGAAAGCTGAAGCACCCCAACATCATCACTTTCAA GGGTGTGTGCACCCAGGCTCCCTGCTACTGCATCCTCATGGAGTTCTGCGCCCAGGGCCAGCTGTATGAGGTACTGCGGGCTGGCCGCCCTGTCACCCCCTCCTTACTGGTTGACTGGTCCATGGGCATCGCTGGTGGCATGAACTACCTGCACCTGCACAAGATTATCCACAGGGATCTCAAGTCACCCAA CATGCTAATCACCTACGACGATGTGGTGAAGATCTCAGATTTTGGCACTTCCAAGGAGCTGAGTGACAAGAGCACCaagatgtcctttgcagggacagtaGCCTGGATGGCCCCTGAGGTGATCCGCAATGAACCTGTGTCTGAGAAGGTCGACATCTG GTCCTTTGGCGTGGTGCTGTGGGAACTGCTGACTGGTGAGATCCCCTACAAAGACGTAGATTCCTCAGCCATTATCTGGGGTGTGGGAAGCAACAGTCTCCATCTGCCCGTGCCCTCCAGTTGCCCAGATGGTTTCAAGATCCTGCTTCGCCAGTGCTG gaATAGCAAACCGCGAAATCGCCCATCATTCCGACAGATCCTGCTGCATCTGGACATTGCCTCAGCTGATGTACTCTCCACACCCCAGGAGACTTACTTTAAGTCCCAG GCAGAGTGGCgggaagaagtaaaactgcactttgaaaagattaagtcAGAAGGGACCTGTCTGCACCGCCTAGAAGAGGAACTGGTgatgaggaggagggaggagctcAG ACACGCCCTGGACATCAGGGAGCACTATGAAAGGAAGCTGGAGAGAGCCAACAACCTGTATATGGAACTTAATGCCCTCATGTTGCAGCTGGAACTCAAGGAGAGGGAGCTGCTCAG GCGAGAGCAAGCTTTAGAGCGGAGGTGCCCAGGCCTGCTGAAGCCACACCCTTCCCGGGGCCTCCTGCATGGAAACACAATGGAGAAGCTTATCAAGAAGAGGAATGTGCCACAGAAGCTGTCACCCCATAGCAAAAG gCCAGATATCCTCAAGACGGAGTCTTTGCTCCCTAAACTAGATGCAGCCCTGAGTGGGGTTGGGCTTCCTGGGTGTCCTAAGGGCCCCCCCTCACCAGGACGGAGTCGCCGTGGCAAGACCCGTCACCGCAAGGCCAGCGCCAAGGGGAGCTGTGGGGACCTGCCTGGGCTTCGTACAGCTGTGCCACCCCATGAACCTGGAGGACCAGGAAGCCCAGGGGGCCTAGGAGGGGGACCCTCAGCCTGGGAGGCCTGCCCTCCCGCCCTCCGTGGGCTTCATCATGACCTCCTGCTCCGCAAAATGTCTTCATCGTCCCCAGACCTGCTGTCAGCAGCACTAGGGTCCCGGGGCCGGGGGGCCACAGGCGGAGCTGGGGATCCTGGCTCACCACCTCCGGCCCGGGGTGACACCCCACCAAGTGAGGGCTCAGCCCCTGGCTCCACCAGCCCAGATTCACCTGGGGGAGCCAAAGGGGAACCACCTCCTCCAGTAGGGCCTGGTGAAGGTGTGGGGCTTCTGGTAACTGGAAGGGAAGGGACCTCAGGCCGGGGAGGAAGCCGGGCTGGGTCCCAGCACTTGACCCCAGCTGCACTGCTGTACAGGGCTGCCGTCACCCGAAGTCAG AAACGTGGCATCTCAtcggaagaggaggaaggagaggtagACAGTGAAGTAGAGCTGACATCAAGCCAGAG GTGGCCTCAGAGCCTGAACATGCGCCAGTCACTATCTACCTTCAGCTCAGAGAATCCATCAGATGGGGAGGAAGGCACAGCTAGTGAACCTTCCCCCAGCGGCACACCTGAAGTTGGCAGCACCAACACTGATGAGCGGCCAGATGAGCGGTCTGATGACATGTGCTCCCAGGGCTCAGAAATCCCACTGGACCCACCTCCTTCAGAGGTCATCCCTGGCCCTGAACCCAGCTCCCTGCCCATTCCACACCAGGAACTTCTCAGAGGAGAGCGG GGCCCTCCCAATTCTGAGGACTCAGACTGTGACAGCACTGAATTGGACAACTCCAACAGCGTTGATGCCTTGCGGCCCCCAGCTTCCCTCCCTCCATGA
- the MAP3K12 gene encoding mitogen-activated protein kinase kinase kinase 12 isoform X2, which translates to MACLHETRTPSPSFGGFVSTLSEASMRKLDPDTSDCTPEKDLTPTHVLQLHEQDAGGPGGAAGSPESRASRVRADEVRLQCQSGSGFLEGLFGCLRPVWTMIGKAYSTEHKQQQEDLWEVPFEEILDLQWVGSGAQGAVFLGRFHGEEVAVKKVRDLKETDIKHLRKLKHPNIITFKGVCTQAPCYCILMEFCAQGQLYEVLRAGRPVTPSLLVDWSMGIAGGMNYLHLHKIIHRDLKSPNMLITYDDVVKISDFGTSKELSDKSTKMSFAGTVAWMAPEVIRNEPVSEKVDIWSFGVVLWELLTGEIPYKDVDSSAIIWGVGSNSLHLPVPSSCPDGFKILLRQCWNSKPRNRPSFRQILLHLDIASADVLSTPQETYFKSQAEWREEVKLHFEKIKSEGTCLHRLEEELVMRRREELRHALDIREHYERKLERANNLYMELNALMLQLELKERELLRREQALERRCPGLLKPHPSRGLLHGNTMEKLIKKRNVPQKLSPHSKRPDILKTESLLPKLDAALSGVGLPGCPKGPPSPGRSRRGKTRHRKASAKGSCGDLPGLRTAVPPHEPGGPGSPGGLGGGPSAWEACPPALRGLHHDLLLRKMSSSSPDLLSAALGSRGRGATGGAGDPGSPPPARGDTPPSEGSAPGSTSPDSPGGAKGEPPPPVGPGEGVGLLVTGREGTSGRGGSRAGSQHLTPAALLYRAAVTRSQKRGISSEEEEGEVDSEVELTSSQRWPQSLNMRQSLSTFSSENPSDGEEGTASEPSPSGTPEVGSTNTDERPDERSDDMCSQGSEIPLDPPPSEVIPGPEPSSLPIPHQELLRGERGPPNSEDSDCDSTELDNSNSVDALRPPASLPP; encoded by the exons ATGGCTTGCCTCCATGAGACCCGAACACCCTCTCCTTCCTTTGGGGGCTTTGTGTCTACCCTAAGTGAGGCATCCATGCGCAAGCTGGACCCAGACACTTCTGACTGCACTCCCGAGAAGGACCTGACGCCTACCCA TGTCCTGCAGCTACATGAGCAGGATGCAGGGGGCCCAGGGGGAGCAGCTGGGTCACCTGAGAGTCGGGCATCCAGAGTTCGAGCTGACGAGGTGCGACTGCAGTGCCAGAGTGGCAGTGGCTTCCTTGAGGGCCTCTTTGGCTGCCTGCGCCCTGTCTGGACCATGATTGGCAAAGCCTACTCCACTGAGCACAAGCAGCAGCAGGAAG ACCTTTGGGAGGTCCCCTTTGAGGAAATCCTGGACCTGCAGTGGGTGGGCTCAGGGGCCCAGGGTGCTGTCTTCCTGGGGCGCTTCCACGGGGAGGAGGTGGCTGTGAAGAAGGTGCGAGACCTCAAAGAAACCGACATCAAGCACTTGCGAAAGCTGAAGCACCCCAACATCATCACTTTCAA GGGTGTGTGCACCCAGGCTCCCTGCTACTGCATCCTCATGGAGTTCTGCGCCCAGGGCCAGCTGTATGAGGTACTGCGGGCTGGCCGCCCTGTCACCCCCTCCTTACTGGTTGACTGGTCCATGGGCATCGCTGGTGGCATGAACTACCTGCACCTGCACAAGATTATCCACAGGGATCTCAAGTCACCCAA CATGCTAATCACCTACGACGATGTGGTGAAGATCTCAGATTTTGGCACTTCCAAGGAGCTGAGTGACAAGAGCACCaagatgtcctttgcagggacagtaGCCTGGATGGCCCCTGAGGTGATCCGCAATGAACCTGTGTCTGAGAAGGTCGACATCTG GTCCTTTGGCGTGGTGCTGTGGGAACTGCTGACTGGTGAGATCCCCTACAAAGACGTAGATTCCTCAGCCATTATCTGGGGTGTGGGAAGCAACAGTCTCCATCTGCCCGTGCCCTCCAGTTGCCCAGATGGTTTCAAGATCCTGCTTCGCCAGTGCTG gaATAGCAAACCGCGAAATCGCCCATCATTCCGACAGATCCTGCTGCATCTGGACATTGCCTCAGCTGATGTACTCTCCACACCCCAGGAGACTTACTTTAAGTCCCAG GCAGAGTGGCgggaagaagtaaaactgcactttgaaaagattaagtcAGAAGGGACCTGTCTGCACCGCCTAGAAGAGGAACTGGTgatgaggaggagggaggagctcAG ACACGCCCTGGACATCAGGGAGCACTATGAAAGGAAGCTGGAGAGAGCCAACAACCTGTATATGGAACTTAATGCCCTCATGTTGCAGCTGGAACTCAAGGAGAGGGAGCTGCTCAG GCGAGAGCAAGCTTTAGAGCGGAGGTGCCCAGGCCTGCTGAAGCCACACCCTTCCCGGGGCCTCCTGCATGGAAACACAATGGAGAAGCTTATCAAGAAGAGGAATGTGCCACAGAAGCTGTCACCCCATAGCAAAAG gCCAGATATCCTCAAGACGGAGTCTTTGCTCCCTAAACTAGATGCAGCCCTGAGTGGGGTTGGGCTTCCTGGGTGTCCTAAGGGCCCCCCCTCACCAGGACGGAGTCGCCGTGGCAAGACCCGTCACCGCAAGGCCAGCGCCAAGGGGAGCTGTGGGGACCTGCCTGGGCTTCGTACAGCTGTGCCACCCCATGAACCTGGAGGACCAGGAAGCCCAGGGGGCCTAGGAGGGGGACCCTCAGCCTGGGAGGCCTGCCCTCCCGCCCTCCGTGGGCTTCATCATGACCTCCTGCTCCGCAAAATGTCTTCATCGTCCCCAGACCTGCTGTCAGCAGCACTAGGGTCCCGGGGCCGGGGGGCCACAGGCGGAGCTGGGGATCCTGGCTCACCACCTCCGGCCCGGGGTGACACCCCACCAAGTGAGGGCTCAGCCCCTGGCTCCACCAGCCCAGATTCACCTGGGGGAGCCAAAGGGGAACCACCTCCTCCAGTAGGGCCTGGTGAAGGTGTGGGGCTTCTGGTAACTGGAAGGGAAGGGACCTCAGGCCGGGGAGGAAGCCGGGCTGGGTCCCAGCACTTGACCCCAGCTGCACTGCTGTACAGGGCTGCCGTCACCCGAAGTCAG AAACGTGGCATCTCAtcggaagaggaggaaggagaggtagACAGTGAAGTAGAGCTGACATCAAGCCAGAG GTGGCCTCAGAGCCTGAACATGCGCCAGTCACTATCTACCTTCAGCTCAGAGAATCCATCAGATGGGGAGGAAGGCACAGCTAGTGAACCTTCCCCCAGCGGCACACCTGAAGTTGGCAGCACCAACACTGATGAGCGGCCAGATGAGCGGTCTGATGACATGTGCTCCCAGGGCTCAGAAATCCCACTGGACCCACCTCCTTCAGAGGTCATCCCTGGCCCTGAACCCAGCTCCCTGCCCATTCCACACCAGGAACTTCTCAGAGGAGAGCGG GGCCCTCCCAATTCTGAGGACTCAGACTGTGACAGCACTGAATTGGACAACTCCAACAGCGTTGATGCCTTGCGGCCCCCAGCTTCCCTCCCTCCATGA